A single genomic interval of Macaca nemestrina isolate mMacNem1 chromosome 14, mMacNem.hap1, whole genome shotgun sequence harbors:
- the LOC105489146 gene encoding tumor protein D55, producing MDLSRLKSDSTHQKSEPAGLDFDSAGQDYFSAAQEFDSFYQELNLDSLNEDLLSQFMPHARTETSVGTYESHSTSELEDLTEPEQRELKAKLTKLEAEIVTLRHVLAAKDRRCGKLKRKLGFTALVGLRQNLSKSWLDVQVSNTYVEQKVSAALSTMGTALCRKLGGIKKSATFRSFEGNPK from the exons ATGGATCTCTCCCGCCTGAAATCTGACTCCACCCACCAAAAGTCTGAGCCTGCAGGCCTAGATTTCGACTCTGCTGGCCAAGATTATTTCTCTGCAGCCCAAGAATTCGACTCTTTCTACCAAGAATTGAACCTAGACTCTCTTAATGAAGATCTTCTTTCCCAGTTCATGCCACATGCCAGGACAGAGACCTCTGTGGGCACATATGAATCCCACTCGACTTCTGAACTGGAGGATCTGACAGAGCCTGAGCAAAGAGAGCTCAAAGCCAAACTCACGAAATTGGAGGCTGAAATTGTAACCCTACGCCACGTACTAGCAGCCAAAGATAGACGCTGTGGGAAGCTCAAGAGGAAGTTAGGCTTCACAGCTTTGGTAGGGCTGAGACAGAATCTATCCAAGAGCTGGCTTGATGTTCAGGTCTCCAACACCTATGTGGAACAGAAGGTGTCAGCTGCTCTGTCCACCATGGGCACTGCCCTCTGCAGGAAGCTTGGAGGCATAAAGAAGTCGGCCACATTCAGATCTTTTGAAG GTAATCCTaaatga